The window GTGAGTGCTTTTTTACTCGCTAGATATTTACTCTTTTTGAATTCGTGGTTTTTGTAAAAATAGTTCATGATTTTTGATTTTTATTTAATGGATTAATAGCTGTTTACTTCTTATTTATACCTTAAAAATCAAAAGGTTAACATTTCACAATATTATTTTTTAAAACAAAAAAAAACCCTTTTAAGCTATTGCCTAAAAGGGATTTGAAGAATTTATATCTTTTTTTTAAATCGAAGCACGAATTGCTGCAACCATTTTTTCTGCACGAAGTTTTACTTCTTCTTCCGTCCAAGATAATTTTATTAAACAAGAGATATTTCTAGCTATAAAATCGTCAGATTTCGAATAATCTGCAGTTTCTAAGTATTTCAATCCTTTTTTCACTTCTGCAGGAATAGGATATAATGTTTTTAAATCTTTAAGATGTTGCCATTTTCTAATATAATGCCATTGGTTATCATAATAATGAAAACAAGCATCGATACCATTTTCTTTTAATGCTGCCGAAGCTTTTCTGGTGGTTTCTAAATCCGCTAAAAAGAAACTTAAAAACGAATAGCTTTCTTCTCCTCCTTCCGGAACCGTTCTAAAAACAACTTCTGGAATTTGTGCTAAAGCATCCCGAAGAATGGTATAATTTTTTTTCTGAATCGCTACAAATTCGTCTAATCTATTAATTTGTGCCAAACCAACTGCTGCGTGTAATTCTGAAATACGGAAGTTATATCCTAAAAAAGGATGTGTTTCTGCACCTCTATCGTTTCCTTTATGGTCATGTCCGTGATCACTAAAATGATCTGCATGCAATGCGTATTTCGGATTGTTTGTTAGTACCACACCACCTTCTCCAGCGGTAATTATTTTTACAAAATCTAAAGACAAACATCCCAAATCACCAATACTACCAAGAGGTTTCCCTTTATAGGTTGCTCCTGTTGCTTGTGAAGAATCTTCGATTAATATTAAATTATTCGTATCGCAAATATTTTTTAAAGCATCTAGATTTGCCATACTTCCGCACATATGGACAGGCATAACCGCTTTTGTATTTGGTGTAATTGCTTTTTTAACGGCTTCCGGATTTAAAGTTAGCGTATCATCGATATCCACTAAAACAGGAACAGCGCCAAGCATCATAATAGCTTCAAAACTGGCAACAAAAGTAAATGTAGGCATGATAACCTCATCACCTGCTCCAATTCCTGCAGCAGCCATTGCAATAGAAACCGCAGCGGTACCACTAGACACTAATTGTGCGTGTTGTACTTGCAATTTATCTTGTAAAGCTTGTTCTAGTTCTTTTGCTTTCCAATGTCCGTTTCGCATGGCATCAAAACCATAGCGCATCAGCACACCATTTTCTAGTACATCGTTTACTTCTTTACGTTCTTTATCTCCAAAAAGTTCAAATCCAGGCATAATTTATAGTAATTGTTATTGCAAATTTACGTTTAATATAAGGAATAAAAAAAGCGTCAAAACTATTCGTATTGACGCTTTTTTTATATTTAATTTCATTAATAATTCTCTAATACAGAATCTACAAATGCATCGTGTCTATCTGTTTCTCTTAAAAAGGTATATCCCGAAATTTCGCCAATAACCTTTCCACTTGCGTTAAGGGCAACAATATTTGGGTAACTACCGTTTTTATTATATTTATGTACTAGTGCTATATTTTTCTCCTTTTGTTCTGGAGAAATAATATCTATTCTTCTTGGCATATCTACCATTAAAAGCACCATGCTTTTTGCTTTCTCTTCAAATGCTGGCGAATTGAAAAAATCTTCTTTCAACATTTTACAAGGCGGACACCAATCACTTCCTGTGAAATATACTAAAATCGGTTTTTTCTCTTTAGAAGATACGGATTTTGCTTGATCAATATCTGTTAACCAATTTAGGTTAGACATTTCTTCTTCTTGCGAAAAAACACTACTTACAAAAGCAAAAGCTACTATTAGAATTAGATTTTTCATCTTTAAAATGGATATGGTGATTTATACAAATGTATATTTTTTTTTAATATAACAACAATCTTGCCAGTTTATTGTTGGTGTAGGATTACCGATTCGGAAACCGTTTTTCTTACTTTTTTAAATCCGGCAAACATATCGTCTTCTGCGCGATAGCCAATTGGCATTATTAATACCGATTTTAATCCTTTGCTTTTTAAATCTAATATCTCGTCGTATTTCTCTGGGCTAAATCCTTCCATCGGACAAGAATCAATGCCTTGTGTAGCACAAACGGTTAGCATGTTTCCCATGGCTAGATAGGCTTGTTTGGTTGCCCAATCCTCAATGGCTTCTTGTTGTTTTTTAGAGAAGTCATCGATTAAAAAATCGCGAAACGGATTTAAAATAGCGTCTGGCGTATCTCTTATATTTTTAATTCTATTAAAATAGTTTAGTATGAATTCTTTATTAATATTGGTTTCAATACAGAATACTAATACCTGCGATGCTTGTGCTACTTGCTGCTGATTCATAGAATGTTCTACTAAATCTGCCTGCAATTTTTTATCCTGAATGACCACCAACTTTATAGGTTGTAAGCCATAAGATGTTGCTGTTAGATTAAATGCATCACAGAGTATTTGTAAAGATTTTTTATCAACTAACAGTTCTTGGTTGAAGGTTTTTGTAGCATATCGCCAAGATAAATGGTCTATTATATTCATTCTAGTTACTTATTTTGGCAAAAATACTATTTGTAATGACTTAATAACCAAGTTCTGCAAAAACTTATTGGGAGCAGAATAAAAAAAAAGTAATAAAACTTCACTTTTTTATTGGTAGGAACTAAAAAGGATTATATATTTGCACTCGCATTTGGAGAATATCCAATGAGGCACTCAAGGAGAATTGGCAGAGTGGTCGAATGCGGCAGTCTTGAAAACTGTTGAGGGTCACACCTCCGGGGGTTCGAATCCCTCATTCTCCGCAAAAGGAAAAACCATAACGAAAGTTATGGTTTTTTTGTTTTATATAAAATGCAAAGTTTTGCTTTAGTATTTTATGCAAAACAAAAATACAAATCAAGCTTTACTTGATTTGGTTTTCTATGCTTGTATTGGATAACCTTGGCGGGATATGCAATCCGAATGCTCCGCAAAAGGAAAAACCATAACGAAAGTTATGGTTTTTTTGTTTTATACAAAATGCAAAGTTTTGCTTTAATATTCCATGTAAACAAAAATACAAATCAAGCTTTACTTCATTTGGTTTTCTATGCTTGTATTGGATTACCTTGGCGGGATATGCAATCCGAATGCTCCGCAAAAGAACCCCATAAACTCCATATTTACGGTTTTATAATTCTAAATTGTACGATTCTTGTACGACTGGTAACTTCCATATTTCTACTACACCACAATGGGAAATCTTAAAACAACGTTTCATTCCA is drawn from Lacinutrix sp. WUR7 and contains these coding sequences:
- a CDS encoding DegT/DnrJ/EryC1/StrS aminotransferase family protein; translated protein: MPGFELFGDKERKEVNDVLENGVLMRYGFDAMRNGHWKAKELEQALQDKLQVQHAQLVSSGTAAVSIAMAAAGIGAGDEVIMPTFTFVASFEAIMMLGAVPVLVDIDDTLTLNPEAVKKAITPNTKAVMPVHMCGSMANLDALKNICDTNNLILIEDSSQATGATYKGKPLGSIGDLGCLSLDFVKIITAGEGGVVLTNNPKYALHADHFSDHGHDHKGNDRGAETHPFLGYNFRISELHAAVGLAQINRLDEFVAIQKKNYTILRDALAQIPEVVFRTVPEGGEESYSFLSFFLADLETTRKASAALKENGIDACFHYYDNQWHYIRKWQHLKDLKTLYPIPAEVKKGLKYLETADYSKSDDFIARNISCLIKLSWTEEEVKLRAEKMVAAIRASI
- a CDS encoding thioredoxin family protein, which encodes MKNLILIVAFAFVSSVFSQEEEMSNLNWLTDIDQAKSVSSKEKKPILVYFTGSDWCPPCKMLKEDFFNSPAFEEKAKSMVLLMVDMPRRIDIISPEQKEKNIALVHKYNKNGSYPNIVALNASGKVIGEISGYTFLRETDRHDAFVDSVLENY
- a CDS encoding nitroreductase family protein, which encodes MNIIDHLSWRYATKTFNQELLVDKKSLQILCDAFNLTATSYGLQPIKLVVIQDKKLQADLVEHSMNQQQVAQASQVLVFCIETNINKEFILNYFNRIKNIRDTPDAILNPFRDFLIDDFSKKQQEAIEDWATKQAYLAMGNMLTVCATQGIDSCPMEGFSPEKYDEILDLKSKGLKSVLIMPIGYRAEDDMFAGFKKVRKTVSESVILHQQ